One genomic window of Eggerthella timonensis includes the following:
- a CDS encoding type II TA system antitoxin MqsA family protein, whose protein sequence is MMEPVKRLLCEECWEEVDATYEMRHHVEDVRGVVVEVDIEHLICPKCGNSIGWAPLVDKGFEKLYRAYRDKAGVMQPEEIVALRKKYGFSQRVFAAILDIGVASLQRYERGCLASDSHAQLLANARDPRFLLKCLEQGARKLSDEERANARDIVRKRGMSHIDYAVIRFDAMDGIVRGEGLDTGMRLFDPDRVRETVLYLAAHARSLYRTKLNKTLFYLDFASYRETGVGFTGLRYAKAPFGPVPHQFELLMAGLIDGETLSLLEQGDGQVVVAERAANLAAFSAADVSLLDAVCLFANGFASSSALSDHSHGERGWRETEIGGLISYEFAADLQWEGRGLC, encoded by the coding sequence ATGATGGAGCCTGTGAAACGGTTGCTATGCGAGGAGTGCTGGGAGGAAGTAGACGCGACGTACGAGATGCGACACCATGTCGAGGATGTTCGAGGCGTGGTGGTCGAAGTCGATATCGAGCACTTGATTTGTCCGAAATGCGGAAACTCCATCGGATGGGCTCCCCTTGTCGACAAGGGGTTCGAAAAACTCTATCGAGCATATCGAGACAAAGCGGGCGTCATGCAGCCCGAGGAGATCGTGGCGCTGCGGAAGAAGTACGGGTTCTCCCAGCGGGTGTTCGCGGCGATTCTCGATATCGGCGTGGCAAGCTTGCAACGCTACGAACGCGGTTGCCTTGCCTCCGATTCCCATGCCCAGCTGCTGGCCAACGCGCGCGATCCGCGGTTCTTGCTGAAGTGCTTGGAGCAAGGTGCGCGCAAGCTCTCCGACGAGGAGCGGGCGAACGCGCGCGACATCGTGCGGAAGCGCGGTATGTCACACATCGACTACGCGGTGATCCGGTTCGATGCGATGGACGGCATTGTGAGAGGGGAAGGGCTCGATACCGGCATGCGCCTGTTCGATCCCGATCGCGTTCGCGAGACCGTGCTCTACCTCGCTGCGCATGCGCGCAGCCTGTATCGGACGAAGCTGAACAAGACTCTGTTCTACCTCGATTTCGCGTCGTATCGCGAAACCGGGGTGGGATTCACCGGCTTGCGGTACGCCAAGGCGCCGTTCGGCCCGGTGCCCCATCAGTTCGAGCTCTTGATGGCGGGGCTGATCGACGGCGAGACGCTCTCTCTGCTCGAGCAGGGCGACGGCCAGGTTGTCGTAGCGGAGCGCGCGGCGAACTTGGCCGCGTTTTCCGCAGCGGACGTGAGCCTGCTCGATGCGGTGTGCCTGTTCGCCAACGGGTTCGCATCCTCCTCCGCGCTGTCCGACCACTCGCACGGCGAGCGCGGATGGCGCGAGACGGAGATCGGCGGCCTTATCTCGTACGAATTCGCCGCCGATCTGCAATGGGAAGGGAGGGGCTTGTGCTGA
- a CDS encoding TrmO family methyltransferase domain-containing protein, which produces MEEYVIRPIGHVEAHEDGSATLRIDEPFRAGLRGLDGFGHLEVLWWSHLADADELRGLVDAGRPYVGLDYDVGIFATRSPMRPNPVSLTTVEVGAIDVEVGTVETPYLDAEDGTPLVDLKPYTPSIDRIAHPRVPAWCAAWPNDVETSGQFDWGAVFRF; this is translated from the coding sequence ATGGAGGAGTACGTCATTCGCCCGATCGGGCATGTCGAGGCGCACGAAGACGGCAGCGCCACGTTGAGGATCGACGAGCCGTTCCGCGCCGGACTGCGCGGGCTGGACGGGTTCGGCCACCTCGAAGTGCTGTGGTGGAGCCACCTGGCGGACGCCGACGAGCTGCGCGGCCTGGTGGACGCAGGACGCCCGTACGTCGGGCTCGACTACGACGTGGGCATCTTCGCCACGCGCAGTCCGATGCGCCCCAACCCGGTGTCGCTGACCACCGTCGAAGTGGGCGCGATCGACGTAGAGGTGGGCACCGTGGAAACACCGTACCTCGACGCCGAGGACGGTACGCCGCTGGTCGACCTCAAGCCCTACACGCCCAGCATCGACCGTATCGCGCATCCTCGTGTCCCCGCCTGGTGCGCGGCCTGGCCGAACGACGTCGAAACGTCCGGCCAGTTCGACTGGGGCGCCGTCTTCCGGTTCTAG
- a CDS encoding toxin, with protein sequence MGEIAERWKIEAVLTLVRRTQLECFRVVGSSEPSSKTRIFMKAIGYRDVDVHQAVRELEVVDYSSGPLKDDRGRPRDLWVFGKYLEEYEVYIKLAAYLIGGDVRAVCVSFHEAEWPLTYPYKKAG encoded by the coding sequence ATGGGGGAGATTGCCGAACGCTGGAAGATAGAAGCGGTGCTGACGCTGGTGAGGCGTACGCAGCTAGAGTGTTTTCGCGTGGTTGGCTCAAGCGAGCCGAGCAGCAAAACGCGTATCTTTATGAAGGCCATAGGCTATCGCGACGTCGATGTGCACCAAGCCGTTCGAGAACTCGAGGTAGTCGACTATTCAAGCGGTCCCTTGAAGGACGATAGGGGCCGCCCTCGAGACTTGTGGGTTTTCGGCAAGTACCTCGAAGAATACGAAGTGTATATCAAGCTTGCTGCGTATCTCATCGGAGGCGATGTGCGAGCTGTGTGCGTTTCTTTCCATGAGGCGGAATGGCCGCTTACCTATCCCTATAAGAAGGCGGGTTGA
- a CDS encoding energy-coupling factor transporter transmembrane component T family protein, with the protein MRINVSSYIPGTSPVHACDARVKIVLLAAYSVTLFLVRSWAGIALCALLFAAVAAVSRIPARRFFGLLVPVYVIVAFTVLFNGFSLDVSQAAVEAPAALGDVSAGIFATWAPVPLIGSFGLVPAGLARGCFFALRIVLLVVGSLVVTYTTTSTDLTNALGDFLRPLKRVGVPSDDIAMVFSLALRFIPVTAEEFGRVHDAQWARGASFAEGSLWERLRAWQTVLIPLFVGLFRRADSLAVAMDARCYGAPDVERTSLAPRAFSASSGVVLAVGLAMCAGMAVWL; encoded by the coding sequence TCGCGGCGTATTCCGTCACGCTGTTCCTCGTGCGCTCGTGGGCGGGCATCGCGCTGTGCGCGCTGCTGTTCGCAGCGGTGGCAGCAGTGTCGCGCATCCCGGCTCGGCGGTTCTTCGGCCTGCTCGTGCCCGTGTACGTGATCGTGGCGTTCACCGTTCTGTTCAACGGGTTCTCGCTCGACGTGTCGCAAGCCGCGGTCGAGGCGCCGGCGGCGCTTGGTGACGTGTCGGCCGGCATCTTCGCGACGTGGGCTCCCGTGCCGCTGATCGGGTCGTTCGGCCTCGTGCCGGCGGGGCTTGCGCGAGGGTGTTTCTTCGCGCTGCGCATTGTGCTGCTGGTGGTGGGCAGCCTCGTGGTCACCTACACCACCACGTCCACCGATTTGACGAACGCCCTGGGCGACTTCCTGCGTCCGCTCAAGCGCGTCGGCGTTCCCAGCGACGACATCGCCATGGTGTTCTCGTTGGCGCTGCGGTTCATTCCCGTGACGGCCGAGGAGTTCGGCCGCGTGCACGATGCCCAATGGGCGCGCGGTGCGTCGTTTGCCGAGGGCAGCTTGTGGGAGCGGCTGCGCGCCTGGCAGACGGTGCTCATCCCCCTGTTCGTGGGGCTGTTCCGCCGCGCCGACTCGCTGGCCGTGGCCATGGACGCACGCTGCTACGGCGCGCCCGACGTGGAGCGTACCTCGCTTGCGCCGCGTGCGTTCTCGGCGTCGAGCGGCGTGGTGTTGGCCGTAGGGTTGGCGATGTGCGCGGGGATGGCCGTGTGGCTGTAG
- a CDS encoding LuxR C-terminal-related transcriptional regulator, translating to MPNEHVRNLFNAPSERRGVVASVCQSAAGRGRIALASACYTVWLIACCLGPAVRVPLGDGEAAAVPAWVGPLVAMAVASTVIAVWFRRTRRVPDSPSWLVALASIMTLAAALHLVWALDRSLPSAADTALYALMSALSGIGAALFRVEIDRVFGWIGTQQTLYQGMLGTLAALALTAVGFAGDDGASGAPLALCGIALVLPFAAMLLLRRVVSGFPRVRYFHHGRDVPLPFPTKFVTTSAVQGVAAGVLYTSLFLFAEPASGSPSMAVGQLVAVVLLFSTLVFLRLDFNRFIYKVAFSFVAIGFLLVAALPSAPQVGIAVLAAGFCYLDLVLWSLGACLMKNMGLPASWVASCPGAALFFGVLVGGAVTHAALGGRPLEDAAMLASFAACFLFACALFLSSGSNLKYGWGTVLPGEGGLEAGDLAGVVRFVATERAVTQRETEVMLLLAQGKSRSAICEELTVSPDTVKTHVRAIYRKLDVHSQQELIDRIVAEREHLVDDADEVALG from the coding sequence ATGCCGAACGAACACGTGCGCAATCTGTTCAACGCGCCGAGCGAGCGGCGCGGCGTCGTCGCGAGCGTCTGCCAATCGGCGGCAGGTCGCGGGCGCATCGCGCTGGCGAGCGCTTGCTACACGGTTTGGCTGATCGCCTGCTGCCTGGGACCTGCGGTGCGGGTGCCGCTCGGCGACGGAGAGGCTGCGGCCGTGCCAGCCTGGGTGGGTCCGCTGGTGGCCATGGCCGTGGCCAGCACGGTGATCGCCGTCTGGTTCAGGCGCACGCGACGCGTGCCGGACAGCCCGTCGTGGTTGGTTGCGCTCGCTTCGATCATGACGCTGGCAGCGGCGCTCCATCTGGTGTGGGCGCTCGACCGCTCGCTGCCGAGCGCTGCGGACACGGCTCTGTATGCGCTGATGAGCGCGCTGTCAGGTATCGGTGCGGCGCTGTTTCGCGTGGAGATCGACCGTGTGTTCGGATGGATCGGCACGCAGCAAACGCTGTACCAGGGCATGCTGGGAACGCTGGCTGCCCTTGCGTTGACGGCGGTAGGGTTCGCTGGCGACGATGGTGCGTCGGGAGCGCCGCTTGCGCTGTGCGGCATCGCGCTCGTGCTGCCCTTCGCGGCGATGCTGCTGCTGCGGCGCGTCGTGAGCGGCTTCCCGCGCGTGCGCTACTTCCACCATGGCCGCGACGTGCCGCTGCCGTTTCCCACGAAGTTCGTGACGACGTCGGCGGTGCAAGGCGTCGCGGCGGGCGTGCTGTACACGAGCCTGTTCCTGTTCGCCGAGCCCGCGTCCGGGTCGCCGAGCATGGCCGTCGGGCAGCTGGTCGCGGTGGTGCTGCTGTTTTCGACGCTCGTGTTCTTGCGGTTGGATTTCAACCGGTTCATCTACAAGGTGGCGTTCTCGTTCGTGGCAATTGGGTTTCTGCTGGTGGCGGCGCTGCCGAGCGCGCCCCAGGTGGGCATCGCGGTGCTGGCCGCCGGATTTTGCTACCTCGACCTGGTGCTGTGGAGCTTGGGCGCCTGCCTCATGAAGAACATGGGGCTGCCCGCTTCCTGGGTCGCCAGCTGCCCGGGCGCGGCGCTGTTCTTCGGCGTGCTCGTGGGCGGGGCGGTGACGCACGCAGCCCTGGGCGGGCGTCCGCTCGAGGATGCGGCGATGCTCGCCAGCTTCGCCGCATGCTTCCTGTTCGCCTGTGCGCTGTTCCTGTCGAGCGGCAGCAACTTGAAGTACGGCTGGGGCACCGTGCTGCCGGGCGAAGGGGGCCTCGAAGCGGGCGACCTCGCGGGCGTCGTGCGGTTCGTGGCCACGGAGCGCGCGGTGACGCAGCGGGAGACCGAGGTCATGCTGCTGCTGGCGCAGGGCAAGTCGCGCAGCGCCATCTGCGAGGAGCTTACCGTGTCTCCCGATACGGTGAAGACCCACGTGCGGGCCATCTACCGTAAGCTGGACGTGCATTCCCAGCAAGAGCTCATCGACCGCATCGTGGCCGAGCGCGAGCATCTCGTAGACGACGCCGACGAGGTCGCGCTGGGGTAG
- a CDS encoding FAD-dependent oxidoreductase, protein MTKEAIPSMDRRSFLKGAFVTGAAATAAVSGAGALVGCAAQPKEGAAGASKANAKGAASTYDFETAPEPIADGDIKETVEADVVVVGAGFSGLCCALSAAENGLNVVMLERMDHVVGRGGSIYATNSKLTKEKGYECSVEEIAQRYKRMMGYHSYRVDGRKWMLHFNRSGEAMDWLIDRMTTASSVGGSDLTPVMEHWYEDPENINGEFPGTHEFLDGPNGKGPDDNPQQDVCDNMAAYCAKEGVDIRYQTEAKQLVKEGDKVVGVVAKDDGGYVRFNAKKGVVMATGDFGQDKDMLEKFIPWAAHQTDFGGIWDGSGHKMAYWAGAAMDKNETPTPMIFCFQWRSITRQVRAFQGLMVNSDGRRYDNEDNVISHGALALTHEKGHYAYAIWDDDYANEPQWQNHRYVDGPKVFETPDDVRAYWQTTIDGPGTINMNGSGDIEVKMIKADTIEKLVEELGLPKDETLATIEAYNGYCDKGVDEEFGKRKELLLPVKNGPFYGIKCTPWFLTTTGGIRCNDDMQVMNAENEVIEGLYCLGSTVGDMYCNCYSTHFPGHNLGGTCLTFGYVTGRKLAGAE, encoded by the coding sequence ATGACGAAAGAAGCCATCCCCAGCATGGATCGACGCAGCTTCCTGAAGGGAGCCTTCGTCACGGGCGCGGCAGCCACGGCCGCCGTATCCGGAGCGGGCGCGCTCGTCGGGTGCGCGGCTCAGCCGAAAGAAGGCGCAGCCGGCGCGTCCAAGGCCAACGCGAAAGGCGCGGCGAGCACGTACGACTTCGAGACCGCGCCAGAGCCCATCGCCGACGGCGACATCAAGGAAACGGTCGAAGCCGACGTCGTGGTCGTGGGCGCAGGCTTCTCGGGTCTGTGCTGCGCGCTGTCCGCCGCCGAGAACGGCTTGAACGTGGTCATGCTCGAGCGCATGGATCACGTGGTGGGCCGCGGCGGCTCCATCTACGCCACGAACTCGAAGCTGACCAAGGAAAAAGGCTACGAGTGTTCGGTGGAGGAGATCGCCCAGCGCTACAAGCGCATGATGGGCTACCACTCCTACCGCGTAGACGGCCGCAAGTGGATGCTGCACTTCAACCGCTCGGGCGAAGCTATGGACTGGCTCATCGACCGCATGACCACGGCCAGTTCCGTGGGCGGCAGCGACCTCACCCCCGTCATGGAGCACTGGTACGAAGATCCCGAGAACATCAACGGCGAGTTCCCCGGCACGCACGAGTTCCTCGACGGCCCGAACGGCAAGGGCCCCGACGACAATCCGCAGCAGGACGTGTGCGACAACATGGCGGCGTACTGCGCGAAGGAAGGCGTGGACATCCGCTACCAGACCGAGGCGAAGCAGCTCGTCAAGGAAGGCGACAAGGTGGTGGGCGTCGTTGCGAAGGACGACGGTGGCTACGTCCGCTTCAACGCCAAGAAAGGCGTGGTCATGGCTACGGGCGACTTCGGCCAGGACAAGGACATGCTGGAGAAGTTCATCCCTTGGGCAGCCCATCAGACCGACTTCGGCGGCATCTGGGACGGCTCCGGCCACAAGATGGCGTACTGGGCAGGCGCCGCCATGGACAAGAACGAGACGCCCACGCCCATGATCTTCTGCTTCCAGTGGCGATCCATCACCCGCCAAGTACGCGCGTTCCAGGGACTCATGGTGAACTCGGACGGCCGCCGCTACGACAACGAGGACAACGTCATCTCGCACGGCGCGCTGGCGCTCACCCACGAGAAAGGGCACTACGCATACGCCATCTGGGATGACGACTATGCGAACGAACCGCAATGGCAGAACCACCGCTACGTGGACGGCCCGAAGGTGTTCGAGACGCCCGACGACGTGCGCGCTTACTGGCAGACCACCATCGATGGACCCGGAACCATCAACATGAACGGCTCGGGCGACATCGAGGTGAAGATGATCAAGGCCGACACCATCGAGAAGCTCGTCGAGGAGCTGGGCTTGCCGAAAGACGAGACGCTCGCGACCATCGAAGCCTACAACGGCTACTGCGACAAAGGCGTCGACGAGGAGTTCGGCAAGCGCAAAGAGCTGCTACTGCCGGTCAAGAACGGCCCGTTCTACGGTATCAAATGCACGCCCTGGTTCCTCACCACCACCGGCGGCATTCGCTGCAACGACGACATGCAGGTGATGAACGCCGAGAACGAGGTCATCGAGGGCCTGTACTGCCTCGGGTCCACCGTGGGCGACATGTACTGCAACTGCTACTCCACGCACTTCCCGGGCCACAACCTGGGCGGCACGTGCCTCACGTTCGGCTACGTCACCGGCCGCAAGCTGGCAGGCGCCGAATAG
- a CDS encoding MerR family transcriptional regulator: protein MLKIGEFSRYARLSIRMLRHYDAEGVLVPAAQDPASGYRLYAVDQLAQANRIKALRDLGFQVRDIKRLLALGDDALADELRRHQGALDAEAARMEERRAALRGLLSAVEAGDARQAFEVQMKSVPAYDVVTLRMELPDYDDERLAWERLGALMCERGIAPSEPYTEFCTFPADGSEDAETCGGVIVEVSVAADARPTCGEEVEDDGCSLRFHRSAALPQAASVMVYGPYDRIAGAYASFARWLEEHPTLRAAGDMREIAHRGCWNADDPSDYLTELLIPVESA, encoded by the coding sequence GTGCTGAAGATCGGGGAGTTTTCGCGATACGCGCGGCTGTCCATCCGCATGCTGCGGCACTACGACGCCGAGGGCGTGCTCGTGCCCGCAGCGCAGGATCCCGCGTCGGGATACCGGCTGTACGCCGTCGACCAATTGGCGCAGGCGAACCGCATCAAGGCACTGCGCGATCTGGGGTTTCAGGTGCGTGACATCAAACGTCTGCTGGCGCTGGGCGACGACGCGCTCGCCGACGAGCTGCGCCGCCACCAAGGCGCGCTCGATGCGGAGGCGGCGCGCATGGAAGAGCGACGGGCCGCGTTGCGGGGTCTGCTGAGCGCCGTAGAGGCCGGGGATGCGCGGCAGGCGTTCGAGGTGCAGATGAAGAGCGTGCCGGCCTACGATGTGGTGACGCTGCGCATGGAGCTGCCCGACTACGATGACGAGCGTCTTGCCTGGGAGCGGCTGGGCGCTCTCATGTGCGAGCGCGGCATTGCGCCTTCGGAGCCGTACACGGAGTTCTGCACGTTTCCGGCCGACGGCTCGGAAGACGCGGAGACGTGTGGCGGCGTGATCGTGGAGGTGTCGGTGGCTGCGGACGCGCGTCCGACGTGCGGCGAAGAAGTCGAAGACGACGGCTGCAGCCTGCGCTTCCATCGCAGTGCAGCGTTGCCGCAAGCGGCGAGCGTCATGGTGTACGGTCCCTACGACCGCATCGCCGGGGCGTACGCGTCCTTCGCGCGTTGGTTGGAGGAGCATCCGACGCTGCGCGCAGCGGGCGATATGCGCGAGATCGCCCATCGCGGCTGCTGGAACGCCGACGATCCGTCCGACTATCTTACCGAGTTGCTGATTCCGGTTGAAAGCGCTTGA